In one window of Leptidea sinapis chromosome 9, ilLepSina1.1, whole genome shotgun sequence DNA:
- the LOC126966174 gene encoding uncharacterized protein LOC126966174 has product MKLLLIVLAAVSFSSGVQYNGLRVKFGWSDALADKEYFFSLPRTMSEAESSGWRRIARPPGPLPELRLYCTAGRYVCPLFDTAGFVAGLQIGFPVEEFDSPTIKPEKRLVRWHAPATDSEPARDYWTATQYYVSEESLKAGAGPQVENGATLQDGGVWVKDLEGQLIRIPSTEAELNTTLFKKQNCIPNMGTHYYWNMTREKSCDELLPWFPLVTNHDLVGVGFQIFGSLPDVPKNQRDWFEKYNGGRLTTELVMPYAPECLLQLSEHYSIISLHVYFINDPWNIKCTTGDSIKPASVINRAKLTGVRYASKVMDEVKKLFS; this is encoded by the exons atgaaGTTGTTACTTATTGTGTTGGCTGCCGTGTCCTTCTCAAGTG GTGTTCAATACAATGGATTACGCG TGAAATTCGGATGGTCAGATGCTTTGGCCGACAAAGAGTACTTCTTCAGTTTACCCCGGACCATGAGTGAAGCAGAGAGCAGTGGCTGGCGAAGAATCGCGAGACCTCCCGGACCTCTGCCGGAGCTCAGGTTGTACTGCACGGCGGGGAGATATGTCTGTCCACTGTTTGATACGGCTGGCTTTGTTGCTGGGCTGCAGATTGGG TTCCCCGTGGAGGAGTTCGATTCACCAACGATAAAGCCGGAGAAAAGGTTAGTGAGGTGGCACGCACCGGCCACGGACTCCGAACCCGCGCGGGACTATTGGACTGCTACACAATATTATGTGTCTGAAG aatctttaaaagCTGGCGCAGGACCCCAAGTAGAGAATGGAGCGACGCTGCAAGATGGCGGGGTGTGGGTTAAGGATCTTGAAGGACAACTCATCAGGATCCCCAGCACTGAGGCTGAATTGAACACAACtctgtttaaaaaacaaaactgcATTCCTAACATGG GTACTCACTACTACTGGAATATGACGCGCGAGAAGAGCTGTGACGAACTGTTGCCCTGGTTCCCGCTGGTGACCAACCATGATCTGGTTGGAGTCGGATTCCAGATCTTCGGCAGTCTTCCCGACGTACCCAAAAATCAACGCGATTGGTTTGAGAAGTATAATGGAGGCAGATTAACTACTGAG TTGGTGATGCCATATGCACCGGAGTGTCTCCTTCAACTTTCGGAACATTACAGCATAATTTCTCTTCATGTTTACTTTATAAATGACCCATGGAATATTAAATGCAC AACGGGAGATTCAATTAAACCTGCGTCAGTTATCAACAGAGCAAAGCTGACAGGAGTCAGGTACGCCAGTAAAGTGATGGACGAGGTGAAAAAACTGTTCTCATAA